From the genome of bacterium, one region includes:
- a CDS encoding DNA alkylation repair protein, translated as MTLIILKRKLRSYASPKRKKINEWFFKTGKGHYGHGDVFIGVSNPDCRKVAKQFQYIAFPEVKKLLQSKIHEDRFTALLILVNKFEAGDDHEKREVYKFYLKHLEFVNNWDLVDTSAYKIVGAYIVKHPQEGQKLSRYALSKNLWERRLSIVATFALIRKGEFAWTMKNAKALLVDSHDLTHKAVGWMLREVWKRDHALAESFLIKNYSSIPRTTLRYAIERMKKGKRKQFLKGF; from the coding sequence ATGACATTGATCATCCTTAAAAGAAAATTACGATCATACGCATCACCTAAACGTAAAAAAATCAACGAATGGTTTTTTAAAACAGGCAAAGGACACTATGGACACGGTGATGTATTTATTGGTGTCTCTAATCCTGATTGTCGCAAGGTGGCAAAACAGTTTCAATATATCGCTTTTCCAGAAGTTAAAAAACTACTGCAATCAAAAATTCATGAGGATCGATTCACGGCACTTCTGATATTGGTAAATAAATTTGAGGCAGGTGACGATCATGAGAAAAGAGAGGTTTACAAATTTTATCTGAAACATTTGGAATTTGTCAATAATTGGGATTTAGTTGATACATCTGCATACAAAATTGTGGGCGCATATATAGTGAAACATCCCCAAGAAGGTCAGAAGTTGAGTAGATATGCTCTATCGAAAAATTTATGGGAGCGCAGATTATCTATTGTTGCAACCTTCGCACTCATTAGGAAAGGAGAGTTTGCGTGGACGATGAAAAACGCGAAGGCGTTGCTTGTTGACTCTCATGATCTCACCCATAAAGCAGTGGGGTGGATGTTGCGAGAAGTGTGGAAGCGAGACCATGCCCTCGCGGAGTCTTTTTTAATAAAAAACTATTCGAGCATCCCACGGACAACATTACGATATGCCATAGAGCGTATGAAAAAGGGCAAGCGCAAACAATTTTTGAAAGGGTTTTAA
- a CDS encoding VOC family protein has translation MNRVVHFEIQADEPERAAKFYREVFNWKIEKWPGSDMEYWMVMTAPKESTELGINGGLLKRSAKMPPKECGTNSFVCTMHVDNFDEIAKKIETAGGIVAMPKFALLGMAWQGYFIDTEGNTFGIHQPDENAK, from the coding sequence ATGAATAGAGTTGTACATTTTGAAATTCAAGCAGATGAACCGGAACGTGCGGCAAAATTTTATCGAGAAGTATTCAACTGGAAAATAGAGAAATGGCCCGGGTCAGATATGGAATACTGGATGGTGATGACTGCTCCAAAAGAAAGCACCGAGCTGGGTATTAATGGGGGGCTATTGAAAAGATCTGCAAAAATGCCTCCCAAGGAATGTGGCACAAACTCATTTGTGTGCACGATGCACGTGGATAATTTTGATGAAATTGCTAAGAAAATAGAAACTGCTGGCGGAATAGTTGCAATGCCGAAATTTGCGCTTCTTGGTATGGCATGGCAAGGGTACTTTATTGACACGGAGGGTAATACATTCGGCATACATCAACCCGATGAGAATGCGAAATAA
- a CDS encoding NYN domain-containing protein produces MTKEKKDLHNNIAFIDGQNLHLGTREKGWSVNHKKFRTYLSDKYKIAEAYYFLGFVSEGEQDLYDSLQKAGFILSFREHSSALKGKKKGNVDCDIIFGIMKKLIENEPFGKVFIVSGDGDYKKIVDFLIKKGCFGKMLFPNKEFASSLYNSLGGEFFSYLEDVDVKAKIAHAPQMKKAP; encoded by the coding sequence ATGACAAAAGAAAAAAAGGATCTGCATAATAATATTGCTTTTATTGACGGTCAAAATTTACATTTAGGCACTAGAGAAAAAGGCTGGTCTGTTAACCATAAGAAGTTTCGTACTTATTTGTCAGATAAATATAAGATTGCCGAAGCGTATTATTTTTTAGGTTTCGTTTCTGAAGGTGAACAAGATTTGTATGACAGTCTTCAAAAAGCCGGTTTTATACTTTCTTTTAGAGAACATTCTTCAGCGTTGAAAGGTAAGAAAAAGGGGAATGTCGATTGCGACATTATATTTGGAATCATGAAAAAGTTGATAGAAAATGAACCTTTTGGAAAAGTTTTTATTGTTTCAGGAGACGGAGATTATAAAAAGATAGTTGATTTTCTCATAAAGAAGGGGTGTTTTGGAAAAATGCTATTCCCCAACAAAGAATTTGCTTCTTCTCTTTACAACAGTCTGGGTGGTGAATTTTTTAGTTATCTTGAGGATGTAGACGTTAAAGCTAAAATAGCTCACGCCCCACAAATGAAAAAGGCCCCTTAG
- a CDS encoding FAD-dependent oxidoreductase produces the protein MDYDLIIIGGGPAGTGAGVYAARKRLKTLSITKEFGGQSTVSMDIQNWIGTVSISGTDLAMNLKNHLEAYKDSILDIKEGEKVTGIEKRENGFAVTTDKITYTGKTVLIATGSMRRKITVPGAEKFENKGITYCASCDGPLFSGRDVVVIGGGNAGFETAAQLLAYTKSVTLLDASETFRADPITIEKVLQNSKMKALNSVEILEVKGEAMVTMIVYKDKKTGEHVELPTGGIFVEIGQIPATEFVKGIVEMDKFGHAIIDPWTQKTNVPGIWAAGDCTNVLYHQNNIACGDAVRAVEDIYLTLTAK, from the coding sequence ATGGATTACGACCTTATTATTATCGGTGGTGGACCCGCAGGTACAGGGGCAGGAGTTTATGCAGCACGCAAGCGACTTAAGACGCTTTCCATTACAAAAGAGTTTGGCGGGCAATCCACTGTTTCTATGGATATTCAAAATTGGATTGGTACCGTTTCCATAAGTGGCACTGATCTCGCAATGAATCTAAAAAATCACCTCGAAGCATACAAAGATAGCATTTTGGATATAAAAGAAGGTGAGAAGGTCACAGGAATTGAGAAACGAGAAAATGGGTTTGCGGTGACAACAGATAAGATTACCTACACAGGGAAAACCGTACTTATAGCGACAGGAAGCATGCGACGCAAGATTACTGTACCTGGCGCAGAGAAATTCGAAAATAAAGGGATTACCTACTGCGCTTCATGTGACGGGCCGCTATTCTCGGGAAGAGACGTGGTGGTTATCGGCGGCGGAAACGCCGGGTTTGAGACTGCTGCACAACTCCTTGCTTATACTAAAAGCGTAACCCTCCTTGACGCGAGTGAAACATTTCGCGCAGATCCGATTACTATCGAAAAAGTTTTACAGAACTCAAAAATGAAAGCGTTAAACAGCGTAGAAATTCTTGAGGTCAAAGGAGAAGCGATGGTTACGATGATTGTATATAAAGATAAAAAAACAGGAGAACACGTGGAACTTCCTACGGGAGGAATCTTTGTTGAGATTGGTCAAATTCCTGCTACAGAATTTGTAAAAGGAATTGTTGAAATGGACAAATTCGGACACGCGATAATTGACCCATGGACACAGAAGACAAATGTCCCTGGTATTTGGGCAGCTGGAGATTGTACAAACGTTCTCTATCACCAAAACAATATCGCCTGCGGAGATGCTGTGCGGGCGGTTGAGGATATTTATTTGACGCTGACGGCGAAGTAG
- the ftsZ gene encoding cell division protein FtsZ, producing MPKIEPEIESFARIKVIGVGGSGRNAVNHMVNSKVRGVEFIVMNTDAQDLHNSLAKRKIHIGKNLTRGLGTGMNPEIGKRAAEETKEEIQEAIKGADMVFIACGLGGGTGTGASPIVAQIAREQGALAVAVVTKPFFFEGSQRGRIADQGLEDLAKEVDALIVIPNDRILTVVDKSATFRAAFSMCDEILRQAVEGISDLITTPGIINVDFADIRAVMSNAGSALMGIGTATGERRAHDAATSAINSPLLELSINGARGVLFAIAGGDDLTMHEIQEAAKIITESVDKDAKIIFGAIRDEKLKKNEIKITVIASGFHEDGIKKSLFQIAQDAEQKKEKREIHNSMISSPKPIEKIERVEKPIVSDEEENWNAVPAFLRRNKK from the coding sequence ATGCCCAAAATAGAACCTGAAATCGAAAGTTTCGCGCGGATTAAAGTCATTGGCGTCGGAGGCTCGGGACGAAATGCAGTAAACCACATGGTGAACTCAAAAGTGCGAGGGGTTGAATTCATTGTGATGAATACTGACGCGCAAGATCTTCATAATTCTCTTGCCAAAAGAAAAATTCACATCGGGAAAAATCTCACGCGCGGTCTCGGAACAGGTATGAATCCGGAGATTGGAAAAAGAGCTGCGGAAGAAACTAAAGAAGAAATCCAAGAAGCAATCAAGGGGGCTGACATGGTATTCATCGCATGCGGTTTAGGCGGAGGCACAGGAACTGGCGCATCCCCCATCGTAGCGCAAATCGCACGAGAGCAAGGAGCACTTGCAGTCGCAGTAGTAACCAAGCCTTTCTTTTTTGAAGGTTCACAACGTGGACGTATTGCAGACCAAGGACTCGAAGACCTCGCAAAAGAAGTTGATGCTCTGATAGTAATCCCCAATGATCGGATTCTTACAGTCGTCGACAAATCTGCAACATTTCGAGCTGCATTCTCTATGTGTGATGAAATATTGCGCCAAGCTGTTGAAGGTATTTCAGATCTTATTACAACTCCAGGAATTATTAACGTAGACTTTGCGGATATTCGCGCAGTTATGTCAAACGCGGGAAGCGCATTAATGGGTATTGGAACAGCAACGGGTGAACGCCGAGCGCACGATGCCGCCACATCTGCCATTAATTCTCCCCTTCTTGAGCTTTCTATAAACGGTGCGCGTGGAGTCCTCTTCGCGATTGCAGGAGGTGATGATTTAACAATGCATGAAATTCAGGAGGCCGCGAAGATTATTACCGAGTCGGTCGACAAAGATGCTAAAATTATTTTCGGTGCGATTCGGGATGAAAAACTCAAGAAAAATGAGATCAAGATTACTGTCATCGCTTCGGGTTTTCATGAAGATGGTATCAAAAAATCTCTATTCCAAATCGCACAGGACGCGGAACAAAAAAAAGAAAAACGGGAAATACACAACAGTATGATCTCGTCTCCAAAACCAATAGAAAAGATAGAGAGAGTTGAAAAACCTATTGTGTCCGATGAGGAAGAAAATTGGAATGCTGTGCCAGCATTTTTAAGGAGAAATAAGAAATAG
- the ftsA gene encoding cell division protein FtsA — translation MARNIITGIDVGTHAVRVVVSELIKGNGAPHIIGTGMSESRGLRHGYIINERDAVESISVAVRSAEKSSGISIKNAYLSIGGISLESLVSNGTTVISRADSEVTELDMEKIYKSSEDNLPNIQNKKIIDTIPIKFKLDGKEVLGKPEGMKGTKLEVKTLFITCLQQHLNDLVHTVEEAGVDVIDIVAAPIAASLIALSKKQRVVGCVLVNIGAETVSLAVFDDDTPISLQVFPIGSTDITNDIALGLKIPLEEAERLKLGNLSDNHSRKKLDEIIEARLSDIFELVEAHLKKIGRNELLPAGVIITGGGAGIGTIEDLARATLKLPSKIATPFLLTNQKGQIRDSSWFVAYGLCVYGFMDRRPSRSASIGSPAWSMVKGWLKELMP, via the coding sequence ATGGCAAGAAATATTATCACCGGAATAGATGTTGGAACACACGCCGTTCGCGTGGTTGTTTCTGAGTTGATTAAAGGCAATGGAGCGCCACATATCATCGGCACGGGTATGTCTGAATCAAGAGGACTCCGTCATGGCTATATCATCAACGAGCGAGACGCGGTTGAATCTATAAGCGTAGCGGTTCGCTCCGCTGAAAAATCTTCCGGCATTAGCATTAAAAATGCATATCTCTCTATCGGTGGTATCAGTCTCGAATCGCTCGTTTCAAACGGTACCACAGTCATTTCACGCGCGGACAGCGAAGTGACAGAGCTTGATATGGAAAAAATTTACAAATCGAGTGAAGACAATCTCCCTAATATTCAAAACAAAAAAATAATCGACACCATTCCCATTAAATTCAAACTCGACGGCAAAGAAGTCCTTGGAAAACCGGAAGGAATGAAGGGGACAAAACTTGAGGTAAAGACATTGTTTATCACCTGCCTGCAACAACATTTAAACGATCTGGTGCATACTGTTGAAGAAGCCGGCGTTGATGTTATTGATATTGTCGCGGCACCTATCGCCGCAAGTCTTATTGCCCTTTCTAAAAAACAACGTGTTGTCGGATGTGTCTTGGTCAATATTGGCGCAGAGACCGTTTCACTCGCAGTGTTTGATGATGACACTCCGATATCACTTCAAGTGTTCCCCATTGGTTCAACGGATATTACTAACGACATCGCGCTCGGTCTCAAAATCCCGCTTGAAGAAGCTGAGCGCTTGAAACTCGGAAACTTGTCAGATAATCATTCAAGAAAAAAACTGGACGAAATCATTGAGGCGCGACTTTCTGATATTTTTGAGTTAGTCGAAGCACATCTTAAAAAAATCGGGAGGAATGAACTTTTGCCCGCTGGTGTCATTATTACTGGAGGCGGAGCAGGTATTGGAACAATCGAAGATCTTGCGCGCGCAACGCTCAAGCTTCCATCGAAAATAGCAACCCCTTTCCTACTTACTAACCAAAAAGGTCAAATCAGAGATTCTTCGTGGTTTGTGGCATACGGTCTTTGTGTATACGGATTTATGGATCGACGTCCCTCACGTAGCGCAAGTATTGGAAGCCCCGCATGGAGCATGGTAAAAGGGTGGCTTAAGGAATTGATGCCGTAG
- the ybeY gene encoding rRNA maturation RNase YbeY has translation MLTITNKTNGKLPRLPFLKMKNKVLGERYELSLVCIGNKESQRLNKTYRGKNSPTNVLSFPLRKLEGEIFIDLKQSRADAPIFGYEYPKFIGLLFIHALYHLKGFVHGSKMEGKEAKLIKYFKI, from the coding sequence ATGCTTACGATAACCAATAAGACTAACGGCAAGCTTCCCCGCTTGCCTTTTCTTAAAATGAAAAATAAGGTACTCGGAGAGCGATACGAGCTCTCGTTGGTATGCATTGGGAACAAGGAATCACAACGTCTCAACAAAACATACCGTGGAAAAAATTCTCCAACCAATGTCCTTTCGTTTCCCTTGAGAAAGCTGGAGGGGGAGATTTTTATTGACCTAAAACAATCCCGCGCAGACGCCCCCATTTTTGGGTATGAGTATCCAAAATTCATCGGCCTACTGTTTATCCACGCCTTGTACCATTTGAAAGGTTTCGTTCATGGTAGTAAGATGGAGGGAAAGGAAGCAAAATTAATCAAATATTTCAAGATATGA
- a CDS encoding 30S ribosomal protein S21, whose protein sequence is MAISINVEVKKNPNESTASLIRRFTKRVQGSGVLPRVRGVTYRERPLSRLKRKMKTLKSINRKKEIEKLKKLGKIKEEVRYRK, encoded by the coding sequence ATGGCTATATCAATCAACGTAGAAGTAAAAAAGAATCCGAACGAGAGCACGGCGAGCTTGATTCGCAGATTCACCAAGCGGGTGCAAGGTTCGGGCGTCCTTCCGCGTGTGCGCGGGGTTACGTATCGTGAACGACCCCTTTCACGACTTAAAAGAAAAATGAAGACGCTAAAATCGATAAACCGAAAGAAGGAGATTGAAAAACTCAAAAAGCTGGGAAAAATAAAGGAGGAGGTCAGGTATCGAAAATAA
- the hisS gene encoding histidine--tRNA ligase — translation MAKEKTKSGKKEPFSTPRGMRDLFDHDFYKFQGFFEKAAEVAVYYGFKPIETPILEHEGVFTSGIGEGTDVIDKEMYTLRTKGGDHLAIRPEGTASVVRAYIENGMNSWPQPVMLYYYGPFLRHEKPQRGRFRQFYQFGIEMLGSPKSIADAIVMRTLLLILDEAGFKNTILMVNSIGDKECRPGYTKDLISYYRKHINEICADCRERMKKNPLRVLDCKDPKCIPIKQGAPQSMSSLCGPCRDHFKEVLEYLEAMSISYRINHHLVRGFDYYTRTVFEIIDSEDEKPIEDSREDTNKVVGVDNVPASNGVEAPRENNEKKKDVQGPEPLALASGGRYDYLAKNLASKKDVAGVGGSIGVDRVIMSPKHKPLEPRIIKKPKVYFIQFGFEAKLKSLSIIEILRKARIPIMQSLSKDSLGAQLSVAERLKIPYTVIFGQKEALEGTVIVRDMNTRSQDTIKIEELPEYIKKMK, via the coding sequence GTGGCAAAAGAAAAAACAAAATCAGGAAAGAAAGAACCGTTTAGTACACCAAGAGGAATGCGGGATCTTTTTGATCACGACTTCTACAAATTTCAGGGATTTTTTGAAAAAGCGGCAGAAGTTGCTGTCTATTATGGCTTCAAGCCTATCGAAACGCCTATATTAGAGCACGAAGGAGTGTTTACTTCCGGTATCGGAGAAGGAACCGATGTTATAGACAAAGAAATGTACACATTGCGCACCAAAGGTGGAGACCACCTTGCCATTCGCCCAGAAGGCACTGCATCAGTAGTACGAGCATACATAGAAAATGGAATGAACTCGTGGCCCCAGCCCGTAATGCTTTATTACTATGGCCCTTTTTTGCGACATGAAAAACCACAACGCGGGAGGTTCAGACAATTTTATCAATTTGGTATCGAAATGTTGGGATCTCCCAAAAGCATCGCCGACGCAATTGTGATGCGTACACTACTTCTCATTCTTGATGAAGCGGGTTTTAAAAATACCATATTGATGGTAAACAGTATTGGCGACAAAGAGTGCCGTCCCGGATACACAAAAGATCTCATTTCCTATTACCGCAAGCACATCAATGAAATATGCGCAGATTGTCGAGAGCGTATGAAAAAAAATCCTCTTCGCGTGCTTGACTGCAAGGACCCTAAATGCATTCCCATTAAACAGGGCGCGCCTCAATCAATGAGCTCACTGTGTGGTCCATGCAGAGACCACTTCAAGGAAGTACTCGAGTACCTTGAAGCAATGAGCATTTCCTATCGCATCAACCACCATTTGGTACGCGGGTTTGATTATTACACACGCACCGTGTTTGAAATCATTGACAGCGAGGATGAAAAACCGATAGAGGATTCTAGGGAAGATACTAACAAGGTAGTAGGAGTGGACAACGTTCCTGCTTCCAATGGAGTCGAAGCTCCAAGAGAAAACAATGAAAAAAAGAAAGACGTGCAGGGTCCGGAACCGTTGGCACTTGCATCAGGCGGAAGGTATGACTACCTTGCAAAAAATCTTGCGAGTAAAAAAGACGTTGCGGGAGTTGGAGGTTCAATTGGTGTGGATCGCGTCATTATGTCGCCCAAACACAAGCCGCTTGAGCCGAGAATCATAAAAAAACCAAAAGTTTATTTCATCCAATTCGGCTTTGAAGCAAAATTAAAAAGTCTCTCCATTATTGAAATCCTACGAAAGGCGCGTATCCCCATCATGCAATCTCTATCCAAGGATAGTTTGGGTGCTCAACTTTCTGTTGCAGAACGCCTCAAGATTCCCTACACGGTTATTTTCGGCCAAAAGGAAGCACTGGAAGGAACAGTCATTGTACGTGATATGAACACTCGCTCACAAGATACGATCAAAATCGAAGAACTTCCTGAATATATCAAGAAGATGAAGTAG
- the lepB gene encoding signal peptidase I, which translates to MDEQQHNLQTKPEQELQKKGGSLLDTIKFIVLALAIVTPIRMFIAQPFIVSGSSMDPTFATGQYLIVDEISYHLGDPKRGDVIILRYPKDTTKFFIKRVIGLPHENVVINKGTVTIVNAQYPEGLAISEPYIKFSKNDTMTKMLGEGEYFVMGDNRAASSDSRYWGVVPRDLVVGRALIRLLPIASASVLPGDFN; encoded by the coding sequence ATGGATGAACAACAACATAATCTTCAGACAAAACCAGAACAGGAATTGCAGAAAAAGGGGGGCTCGCTCTTGGACACAATAAAGTTTATCGTCCTTGCACTTGCGATCGTAACGCCGATTCGTATGTTCATCGCACAGCCCTTTATTGTAAGTGGAAGTTCCATGGACCCAACATTCGCCACCGGTCAATATCTCATTGTCGACGAAATTTCCTATCATCTCGGTGACCCAAAACGCGGGGATGTAATAATTCTCCGTTACCCAAAAGACACCACTAAATTTTTCATAAAACGCGTAATCGGACTTCCCCATGAAAACGTGGTCATAAACAAAGGCACGGTGACCATCGTCAACGCACAATACCCCGAAGGACTTGCCATCAGTGAACCATATATAAAATTTTCAAAAAATGACACGATGACAAAAATGCTTGGCGAAGGAGAATATTTTGTCATGGGAGACAATCGCGCGGCAAGCTCTGATTCACGTTATTGGGGTGTCGTGCCACGTGATCTCGTCGTAGGACGCGCACTTATACGCCTCCTTCCCATCGCGAGTGCTTCGGTATTGCCGGGAGACTTCAATTAA
- the pth gene encoding aminoacyl-tRNA hydrolase — MGSIVLSTTAWYYLFILFVITAKIMSYIIAGLGNPGEKYEGTRHNTGRLVLEHFAKKIEAGEWEENKKIKARVAEGKIGREKITLVEPEAFMNNSGKSLTSLVKSKKAAGELVVIYDDLDLPLGTLKLSFDRGSGGHRGLESIIKALKTRAFIRLRVGVSPSTPSGKLKKPSGEKAVIDFILGKWKPKEVEAFKKILKKSTDALTLIVSEGREKAMGEIN; from the coding sequence ATGGGGTCAATCGTGTTATCTACCACGGCGTGGTATTATCTTTTTATATTATTTGTCATCACCGCAAAAATTATGTCATACATCATCGCAGGGCTTGGAAATCCGGGAGAGAAATACGAAGGGACGCGCCATAATACGGGGCGTCTTGTGCTTGAACACTTTGCGAAAAAAATAGAAGCGGGGGAGTGGGAGGAGAACAAAAAGATAAAAGCACGCGTTGCAGAAGGGAAAATCGGAAGAGAAAAAATCACCCTTGTCGAACCGGAGGCGTTTATGAACAATTCAGGCAAAAGCTTGACCTCACTGGTAAAAAGCAAAAAAGCCGCGGGAGAGCTTGTGGTAATCTATGACGACCTCGATCTCCCGCTCGGGACACTCAAACTTTCATTTGATCGCGGTTCGGGCGGGCATCGCGGGCTCGAATCAATTATTAAGGCGCTCAAGACGCGCGCATTTATCCGTCTTCGTGTGGGCGTTTCTCCTTCAACTCCGTCAGGAAAGCTCAAAAAACCTTCAGGTGAGAAAGCAGTAATCGATTTTATTTTGGGGAAGTGGAAGCCGAAAGAAGTTGAGGCGTTCAAAAAGATACTCAAAAAAAGCACAGATGCGCTCACGCTGATTGTTTCCGAAGGGCGAGAAAAGGCAATGGGGGAGATAAACTAG
- a CDS encoding S1 RNA-binding domain-containing protein — MTKTITENEAAQILPLQPTSIMGELLKNTPELPQKDDLVEGTVVNIEKSSVYVDLGTFGTAIIYGREFMNARDVIKKLNVGDVISAKVVDRENEDGYVELSLKEARQARTWEEAEEAIKNKTVLEIPIKDANKGGLILEWQGIQGFLPASQLKTEHYPRVEDGDKNRILEELKKLIGTKITVSIISALPKEGKLIFSEKDPNQKEKKEIIERYKVGEEIDGTITGIVDFGVFVKVEDGLEGLVHISEIDWALVEDPRKLFKVGDKVKVKIIEIKDGKVSLSIKALKENPWKNAEKKYKKGEIVKGVVIKFNQYGALVAIEEGVAGLVHVSEFGSADKLKAALELGKTYTFQIMVFEPKDQKMTLAFIDESKKAESK; from the coding sequence ATGACAAAAACAATTACAGAAAACGAGGCAGCGCAAATATTACCCTTGCAACCAACTTCCATTATGGGGGAACTTCTCAAGAACACTCCCGAACTTCCCCAGAAGGACGACTTGGTTGAAGGTACAGTTGTAAATATAGAAAAATCTTCCGTCTACGTTGACTTAGGGACATTTGGTACCGCTATTATTTATGGGCGTGAGTTTATGAACGCACGCGATGTCATCAAGAAACTCAATGTAGGTGACGTCATCAGCGCAAAAGTCGTTGACCGCGAAAACGAAGACGGCTATGTCGAGCTCTCGCTCAAAGAAGCTCGCCAAGCGCGCACATGGGAGGAAGCGGAAGAAGCAATCAAAAATAAAACAGTTCTTGAAATCCCTATCAAAGATGCGAACAAGGGCGGACTCATTCTCGAGTGGCAAGGCATTCAAGGATTCTTGCCCGCATCCCAACTTAAGACCGAGCATTATCCTCGTGTTGAAGACGGCGACAAGAATAGAATTCTTGAGGAATTGAAAAAACTCATTGGAACCAAAATCACGGTCTCTATTATTTCCGCGCTTCCCAAAGAAGGGAAACTTATTTTCTCCGAAAAAGATCCGAACCAAAAAGAAAAGAAGGAAATTATTGAGCGATACAAGGTGGGTGAAGAAATTGACGGCACCATCACCGGGATTGTCGACTTCGGCGTGTTCGTCAAAGTCGAGGATGGTCTCGAAGGGCTCGTTCACATTTCCGAAATTGATTGGGCGCTCGTCGAAGATCCAAGAAAACTTTTCAAGGTTGGTGATAAGGTAAAAGTAAAGATCATTGAGATCAAAGACGGAAAAGTTTCACTCTCCATTAAGGCGCTCAAAGAAAATCCGTGGAAAAATGCGGAGAAGAAATACAAGAAGGGAGAGATTGTAAAGGGCGTCGTAATTAAATTCAATCAATATGGCGCACTCGTCGCCATTGAAGAAGGTGTTGCGGGACTTGTCCATGTTTCAGAATTCGGCTCTGCGGACAAACTCAAGGCGGCGCTAGAACTCGGCAAGACCTACACATTCCAAATTATGGTATTTGAACCGAAAGACCAAAAAATGACCCTTGCGTTCATTGATGAAAGCAAGAAGGCGGAAAGTAAATAA
- the csrA gene encoding carbon storage regulator CsrA, with product MLILTRRIGETLNIGDEVQVTVLGIKGNQVRIGVIAPKKIPVHREEVYERIKKEKEAGVVHPMPGNHTPR from the coding sequence ATGCTAATCTTAACCCGAAGGATCGGCGAGACCTTGAATATCGGCGACGAAGTTCAAGTCACAGTACTTGGAATCAAGGGAAATCAAGTCCGCATCGGCGTTATTGCGCCTAAAAAAATCCCCGTTCATCGAGAAGAAGTATACGAGCGGATAAAGAAAGAAAAAGAAGCCGGCGTAGTTCATCCGATGCCTGGCAACCATACGCCACGGTGA
- a CDS encoding MBL fold metallo-hydrolase, with protein MIITYYGGEFFKIQTGDITIAFNPIGKDSTFKTSRFGANIALVSLNHDDFNGSDQLSYGDKVPFVISGPGEYEVGGIFIKGFPAETVYKKEKRINTIYSVLFDNISLCFLGALSDPKSIGSEIKEGVGDVDILFVPVGDGDVLGPSTAHEVSLLFNPKMVIPMHFEGSGKSGLLATFLKEAGDGAETLDKLTIKKKDLEGKEGDIVVLKNNAD; from the coding sequence ATGATTATCACGTACTATGGCGGGGAGTTTTTTAAAATACAGACGGGAGATATAACTATCGCATTCAACCCGATTGGTAAGGATTCTACATTCAAAACATCACGATTTGGTGCAAACATCGCTCTTGTTTCTCTCAACCACGATGATTTTAACGGTTCTGACCAACTTTCCTATGGAGATAAAGTGCCGTTTGTTATTTCCGGACCTGGCGAATATGAAGTGGGGGGAATTTTTATCAAAGGATTTCCAGCGGAGACGGTGTATAAAAAAGAAAAGCGAATTAATACAATTTATTCTGTATTATTTGACAATATTTCACTTTGTTTTCTCGGGGCATTGTCTGACCCAAAATCTATCGGAAGTGAAATCAAAGAAGGAGTCGGTGATGTCGACATTCTTTTTGTTCCTGTTGGCGACGGGGATGTGTTGGGGCCCTCGACTGCGCACGAAGTATCGCTTTTATTCAACCCCAAAATGGTGATCCCGATGCATTTTGAGGGTAGTGGGAAAAGTGGTTTGCTCGCAACGTTTCTCAAGGAAGCTGGTGATGGTGCCGAAACTCTTGATAAACTTACTATTAAGAAAAAAGATCTTGAAGGTAAGGAAGGCGATATTGTGGTGCTCAAGAACAATGCAGACTAA